In Bacteroidia bacterium, the following proteins share a genomic window:
- a CDS encoding Bax inhibitor-1/YccA family protein codes for MSNQNYYQNVYSNNVYVSRAVEFGKTLMAKIYLWMFVALMISAVTAVYTHNSSLFFTEVEGRVVLKNRGLLWGAIIAEFVLVFVLSAAIQRISALVATIMFVVYSALNGLTLSMILMAYTTSSVANALFVTAGTFGAMSFLGFTTKQDLTRFGSFLFMLLIGVIIASIVNIFTRSSVFDWIISFVGLAVFIGLSAYDTQKLKEMAENVPADSEQGKKFAIFGALQLYLDFVNIFLYLLRLFGERK; via the coding sequence ATGTCTAATCAAAATTATTATCAAAACGTGTATAGCAACAACGTGTATGTAAGCCGAGCGGTAGAATTTGGCAAAACGCTCATGGCTAAAATTTACTTATGGATGTTTGTCGCACTTATGATTAGTGCAGTAACAGCAGTTTATACACACAATAGCAGTTTATTTTTTACTGAGGTAGAGGGCAGAGTAGTTCTCAAAAACCGAGGATTGCTTTGGGGTGCAATTATTGCTGAATTCGTGCTAGTTTTCGTGTTATCCGCTGCTATACAGAGAATTTCGGCTTTGGTAGCCACTATTATGTTTGTTGTATATTCAGCACTTAACGGTCTGACGTTATCCATGATACTCATGGCTTACACTACTTCATCTGTGGCAAATGCTCTATTCGTAACCGCAGGTACATTCGGCGCTATGTCATTTTTAGGCTTTACCACTAAGCAAGATTTAACTCGCTTCGGTTCATTCCTTTTCATGCTATTGATAGGAGTAATTATAGCCAGCATTGTAAATATATTTACTCGCAGCTCTGTATTTGATTGGATTATTAGTTTCGTAGGTTTAGCTGTATTTATTGGTCTATCGGCTTATGATACTCAAAAACTAAAAGAAATGGCAGAAAATGTTCCTGCGGATAGCGAACAAGGTAAAAAATTTGCCATATTTGGCGCTCTACAACTCTATCTTGACTTTGTGAACATATTCTTGTACCTACTTCGCCTATTTGGAGAAAGAAAATAA
- a CDS encoding LytTR family DNA-binding domain-containing protein, producing MSNKVLDCLIVDDEPLAHQVIENYIQKVERLKIVGNCYNAVDTINFLHKTPVDLIFLDINMPELTGIDLLKTLQDPPLVILTTAYSEFALEGYELGVTDYLLKPIRFDRFLKAVNRALDIFDRQVPTELVAPSSPNSLTEKTSSIDHILAKSNGITHKIMLDKIHFIQSYGNFIKIFTDEKVYLTAETMKNIEATLSESHFIRVHKSYLVNTQYIEKILSNSMYVAGTEIPIGNTYKQILHQKLKLK from the coding sequence ATGTCCAACAAAGTATTAGACTGCCTTATCGTAGATGACGAACCTTTAGCCCACCAAGTTATTGAAAACTATATTCAAAAAGTAGAACGCTTGAAGATAGTAGGAAATTGTTACAATGCGGTAGATACCATTAACTTTTTACACAAAACACCCGTGGATTTAATTTTTTTAGATATCAACATGCCAGAACTAACAGGTATAGACCTGCTAAAAACTCTGCAAGATCCGCCATTAGTCATTTTAACTACGGCGTATTCAGAGTTTGCTTTGGAAGGTTATGAGTTAGGGGTTACAGACTATTTGCTCAAGCCCATACGTTTTGACCGATTCTTAAAAGCTGTAAACAGAGCATTAGATATTTTTGACCGCCAAGTGCCTACAGAGTTAGTTGCTCCCTCTTCTCCAAATTCTTTGACAGAAAAAACAAGTTCCATAGACCACATTCTAGCAAAATCAAATGGAATCACACATAAAATCATGTTAGATAAGATACACTTCATTCAAAGCTACGGTAACTTTATCAAGATATTCACAGATGAAAAAGTATATTTAACCGCTGAAACGATGAAAAACATTGAAGCTACATTGTCAGAAAGCCACTTTATCCGAGTGCATAAGTCTTATTTGGTAAATACTCAATACATAGAAAAAATACTGTCAAATAGCATGTACGTGGCAGGTACAGAAATTCCCATAGGGAATACTTACAAGCAAATTTTACATCAAAAGTTAAAGTTGAAATAA